The Kryptolebias marmoratus isolate JLee-2015 linkage group LG7, ASM164957v2, whole genome shotgun sequence region TAGACAGGGCCTTTAAGTAATAAACTTGTTCTTTTCGTGATCAGACTGTGTAATAAGGTTAGAAAGCttaattagaaaaaacaaaaaaaaaaaccaaagatcTTCATTTTCCAACCATGGACCTGCGGAGAGTAAGAGTGTTGACGGTGCCCACCTGACTCGGGAGGCTTCTTGTCTCCTACATGGACGATGGTGCTGCTGAAGCTACACTGAGACGTAACTGAGGCTACACTCTCTGCCTTGGAGGCCATGGtcagaggaggcagaggaggtgGTTCACCTACGAGGTTAACTGAACCACCTGAAGAGACATCATCATCACagttcacagaaacacagcttTGTTAGTGATCTTAGAAATGTGCAAACTCATGAGCTCACATTATTTGGATTGCATGTGTGGGTCATTAGTTTTGACCACCTAATTATTTTTGATAACACTTTATTAAAGAACAAATGCCACAACTTGGGTACCTTTGCCGTTGCCGCTGGCGTCGGGCTGCTTGTCGTCATCggacgtggaggaggccgtgcaggaggaggagccacACTTCCTTTTGACGGTGTTAGGAATGTTACAGCTCTCCAAATATCTGcgtgaaacaagaagaaaaaacaaacaaacaactgaattAAATGTTCACAAAGGACTGGACAGAAAGGGCTTCAGTCTGGCGCACGGACCTGATGATGCTGTCCAGACAGTTGATCTGCTGGTAGGAGTATCCAGTTGAGGGCTCCTTCTGCGCAAGCGGGGCCGGAACCAAAGCTTTGGGCGGTTGTGTCAAGTCCGCTATCAGACTTTTGATCGGATCGCTGTTGATGGTTCTGATTCCTGCTGCGCCTTGATGGGAACACGGGAGGGGGAACGTTAAAAGCTGGACATCGAGTTTGCTTTGAACCGACAGAAAGACGCCGAGCGTTtgaagtctgtttgttttcgtGTAACTTCAGATCtatgaaaaacaagaaacagaactCCAGCCAACTGTCCTTTCATCTCACCTGTGTTGGTGTTTTTCCTCGGTGGTGGACGGTTGCGGGACTCGATGAAAACCTGCTGCCCATTGGTCTTCACCATGTGAACGTCTTTGCAGATTTGCTGGAACGTCatctggaaataaaaataaaaaaatgcatccaTTAACTTTACGCTGAAGGACACGAATGGCTCGTCCGAACCTGCCGTGTTTGTCGTACGAAAAGCAGATCGGCATCGGGACTCACGGGTTTGTGCGCAGACACCGTGGCGACGGCTTCCTCCACAGCAGGGCCGTTGCTGTCGCTGGAGGAGGCGGCCGAGGCGCTGAGGTGCTGCTGGTGGGAGCGGCGGGAGCCCAGGGAGCCGCTGGAGCCCCTCGCTCAGCTGGACGATGTCGGGCGTGGTCACCCGGCTCTCGCAGCCCATCGGGGGGGTGAACACGTCTTCATTCAGAGGGCTCCTAAAAACACGGAGCACTCCGGTGAAACTCGGAATGGGCTGAATCCCATTTTGGGGCATTCTAGctctcaaaacatttaaaatctcacgtgtaatttattttactgacacaaatacaaatatgttgttttgtttgttgtcttctGAGGAgttacattatatatatatatatatatataaacatctGTAATCTGTTTAATGTATCTCAACTTTTGCTAAtaggtaaaaaacaaatcacGTTTCTCTGATAAATATGAAAAAGCTTACGTCCGGACTTTGTGGCGCCCAACAACGAACGCCACCTTTCTGCTCCAGGGGTTGACAAAGGAAGACCAGCTGGTGTCGATGGTCAGGTATTCGCCGTTGCGGGCACACATCCGCAGCGGCGAGTAATCGAACGGCTGCCCTGCAAACTGAAAGACTGGAAACAGACGCCAGGAAGCGTTACAGCTTCAACTCGAGAACAGAGATGGTGTTTTTGATCAGCTGCTAACAGCAAAGTGcttaaaaagttcatttaaatgtgtttcgAGCTTTAAGCCCAAAGAACCGACAATTAAGACCGTCACAGCAAAGTGATGGCTCCTTAGAAGGAGAATAAAACGGGCAACAGGCCAACGGTTTGTGCAGATGAACAGACTCACTCTTTTCGTGAATGGCCACCATCATGGGCCGGTCCTCTGGGTGGATGTAGAGCAGGATGGGGGTCCCCACCAGGTCCTGGGGCAGGTAGCCCAGCAGAGGCACTGCCCTGAAAAAAACACACCGAATGACACATTTACAGAGGAGACGAGTGAAGAGTTACATAATCTGACAAACCAGAGTTTTATCCGTGTTAACTTAATCttgtcaaaacacaaacaccagaaTAAAGTCGCTGCTGCGACTGAACCGAGTGACTCTGCTGCCAGACGGGAGCACAGCGGCGACAAAGACGGGGTCACCCACCTCTCGTCGACTTCCTGGAAGAGGCAGCTGGGAGTGTGACTGGTGGTGAAGATCCTCTTGTCTGGGGGGATACGAGGAGCTGACGggcacagagagaaacaaagagaggaaaataaataaataaataaataagatgaaAAGCACATTTGTGACTTCAGTTCGCCTGACCAAATCAGTCAGATCCTTGTATTTGCAGCATGTTCAAGGTTCATTTGCATGAAAGCCGCGCTGATGGTGTGTATTTAATGCATATTCAGAAGAACATGGTCCTTCACGCCACTCCTGTGAGGCAGCCTGTCGTCCCCTTTGTGTTagaaacacacataaacaccgTCTACCCTCCTCTAAGATTTAGTCAAAGTGGGACTCTCGGATGTTTACAGAGACTTTGGACCTCTGAGTCCGAGAACCAGATGTCCTCACACAGTTTTGTCTGCACATCTTGTTTTGTCTCCCTACTGAACCACAGCACCTAACACATAGTAAACATTAATACGTGCTAAAAGTTAGCGGACCAGAACTAAACGAGAAGGGACGGCATTTAGTTTCTGTGCTCCACTTCTTAAAATCGGGCCTGAAGATAAGACTGCTTACTGCAGCTTTATCGCTTAATTTAACtacattttagctgtttaaaacaacatattacTGTTAAATGTATATTATAATAATCTTTTGAATGTAATTTCTCCTTTTAATGGATTTCCCTGAATCTGGAAAGCATCTTGAATTGTCCTGTGTACGAATACAAATGAACTAAAGAGGTAGTTGGCATCTATGGAAAGgctatgaacagttaatatcttacctgttggaggcAGCCGGTTTAacaagctcagtttggagaaacagagtttaactctgaccacactgacgagctaatggctagtttgagaacagcaaagaccaaagtggattgccttaaacaaatcaaatttgaaacaatttatagtagtttataaacttttatgctgttgtcagttttgcattactcGGTTAATCCAATAGGAATATTTTGAAATTCCATCCAGCTGCACAAAAAacccacagctagctgctacatCCAACCATAGAAACCTCTAAATAATTGTGCAACCACAATGACgcttttgagattggagttttgttttttgtgtcacaacaatccactttagtcGTGGTCTTGctcagattagccgttagctcatcaatcctgcCAAATCAAACTATTCCTCCAAAGTGAGGTTGTActaagagctatctataacaggtaaggtATTAACTGTTCATCTTCTAAAGAGCCGAATAATTGcttgaaatcattttatttagcaGATTTCTTACAGGTTCCTTTCAAACAAATATCACAAATATCATATTTAATGTGAACATGTTGCTTGTTGTTCTTGCAGAGGAACGGATTGAGTCAAAGCCTTGAATCATGAACATTTATGCACCCATCTATCAGAGTCCTCGGGGTAAATCTGAGCCAAATATACAGACAggtcttcagttttttttgcttcttattAGTGGACTGTTACTGCCGACATCTGAacagttctgtgtgttttaatgtcctGTTTAGTCATGTATGTAaactatttgtttaaatgtaaaagtgaaCGGTGTCAAATACCTTCGTATCCAGAGTGAACTCGCTCTGCGATGAGCAGGCAGCAGGGCTGCGGCTCCGCGGCGTCAGAGTCCCTCAGGGTGAGCTGGTAGGGCGTGAGGCGAAACGGGTAGTAGCGCATCTCTCCGCCCTGCGCCCGGTCGGCGCTGATCCGGCAGAACATCGACTTCTCCTGGGTGCAGTCGACAGGAGAGGCTGGAGGGGAGGACGGAGTTCAGTCGCATTTCACATCACAGCTCCTAATGTTGTTCATCTCTCCAGTTTCAGTCAGGGATGCgtcagagtttgttttgtttttttttctcaccaagttgtttcctaacTGTAATTTTCTAGTCAGAATGCTTTTCTCGACATAACACCTACCACCCATCCCCACCTCTTAAAGTCTTTCTGACatcgtagtttattttgaaaggataaTTAAGTGAAAACTATGTTCATGGATGGGCTTAGCTTTACTGTCAGAGTATGGGCAACGCCCTCCATGTTGAATGTTACCAGAGACTAAGGAACAGAACGGGGACAGtgatatatttaaagaaaaatctaataattaaacaaattcaGTCGTGAATCAGCTCACCTGAGCCGATGCAGGAGGCCCAGTGGGGCAGGCGGCAGGGGGCTGTGCCGCTGTAGAAGGTGCTGACGTCCTGTGGAGCCAAAAGCTCAGAAAACATCGTCCCCTGGAGACACTCGGGCTTACAGCGCAGCAGGGACGAACACTGGGGGGAGACGTAAACGACCCTCCCCGACAAGAACGACACGGCCATGGAGAACGTGTCCTAAAGGAGAAAGACAAGACATGTTTGACTTTTGAACTTTCTCTCAATTAAAATCCTTCAAACTGGTAGCTTTAAGCCGGTTTTTACCGTGTTTTTGAGGGTGTACTCTGAAGTGATGTTGTCGAGCTCCTCGATGGTGAAGGTGGACAAGTCCAGACTGCAGCCATGACACTCCTCCACGCTCCACTGGTGGTAGTACTCCCTGTTGGCTGCAAACATTTCACATGTCTGGGTTAGGGAGCTATCCAGAAACTGTCCCGTCTCATCATTAAAGAAACAATGTCCTCCGTCAGAAACGTTCCCAGCCGTATTTCCCCTCACCTCGGACTTGTCTTACACACTGAAGAGCGTATTTGAGAGCACTCAAGGTGCTGGAGTGGCCCTTGGCTTTGCGCTCAGGTGGCAGGCGGACCTTCAGCTCCTTGATGGCCTTCATCAGCTCTTTCTGAGTCTGGAGCCTCGCCGACTGGTCGCTGCTCCAGCcggaggtggagggggggtcGTGCTCGGAGCTGTTCGACAGCAGGCTGTAGGCCAGAGAGCTGTTGGGAGGCGACAGGCTCTGGAAGTTGGAGctggatgatttaaaaaaaaaaaaaaaaaaaaaaagaagtagggAGAATACAGATTAAGTGATGGTAAAGACATCAACATCTAGATCGTCTTCATCAAGTTCTGtacaggctttctgaaggtcgtTCTGAAGGCTGCCGTTTCCACCCAGTACCTGACCATTTTCTAAGgaatattctttttatttttgcttttaagccACTTAACTATAAATCATTCCTACACTCAAGACATGAACCAATGCTGTGTCGAcacaaaaccttcagaaagtctgaaaaacTATTAACAAAGACCAATTTAAAGTGCTACCAGAAAGTCTGACTCTGTggacatgaaacaaaaacaaaaaaaagaatcacgGTGATTAACATCTTTGGCACAGCGCTGTCGatgcttttattattactaACTCGGAGAAATTTGGTGGAAAAATGACACGAGTTTCCTGGAATCAGCTGAAGGTATCTGTGCAGcaagcagcagctgatgttATGATAAAAACATTAGCTCAAAAGACTCGAAACATTTTCGCAGAAGTGTCAATCGCGGCTGAGATTATTAAACACAGGAAGTACAACGATGTCATATTCACCACGGAGGGCATCGGTTTGAATATTTGACGCCAGTCAGAAGAAGACTGAGCTCCACTGGTAAAAACAGTGAAGGTTTGAGTGTTTCTGCACTGAAATTTAGAGGTTTAAAAAGGTGAATGTCATCCgcacctttcataccagagttttagactaagagaaatgacagagttggagccgGTTTAaactctgggaaaaaaaaaaaacaacaaagaaacatatTTTGACATCTTGTGCGATATCgcaagatgtcacacaaagtatgtgttgtgaataactctgtTACTCCAAACAGACCTCGTGTGATCAGTTGGCGCTTTTAGTAgaagttggggatgactcaaCTACCACACTAAGTTTGAgcaaatatctgttaaattggtgaagttatagccaattttgagTTTGCTAAGGTCTCTTGCGATGGGTTGTGGGAAGCTGAAGTCGATAACAACTGATAATTAGAGGAATGCTCCTTTAAATCAGTGATATTTGACTGCTGTTTGAATCGAAGGTGTCAAGCTACAACTTCTCGAAGGATTTCCTTTTGCAGCTGCACAAACAGAACATCAATCTTAAAAAGGTCTGAAGTGCCTGAACGAGTCAGGAGAGCTCTAAGAAAGCATGAGAAGCGCACGCAGCTGTTCTCCTCCTACCTCTTGTTGCTCTCCGTGGTCTCCAGCATCACGCCGGAGTCCTTCCCGTTGGAGGAGCTGTGACTGTGGGAGCTGCGCGTGGACTGGTGTCCGCAGGACGCGCTCCCCCTCTTCATCCCGCCCTCGCTGTCCCTCTCGCCGGAGTCGTTCCCGCTGGACAGCCCGTCCGTGTCGTCCGAGTTCGTCCCTCTCTGGTCTCCGGACAGGCTTCCGGATCCCGAGCCCGCCGCGGGCGATGACGACCCCCCTCCGGCCGAGTTCCCCTGCTCATGGCGGGTGACGTCGGACTGGTCGCAGCTGGGCTTCTGCGCATTTACCTGCTGCGACTCTGGCTGCTGGTCCTTCTTCTCGTTGGCCCCGGCCTCTCGCACCCGAGTACTGCTGCTGGGCGTTGACGTGGAGTTGTCATAACTCATAATAATGTTGAATGACCGGACGGCTAGACTGGAGCAACTCGAACTTAGGTGGGACTACTGTGTACATACAAGTGTAACATAGTTGGTGGCTCCAGgtaagaagaaaggaaaaacccaaacagatttTTGGTTTAGGAGTCAGAAACTGTGACTCCCcctgtttggatgttttttttttttaaatctcta contains the following coding sequences:
- the LOC108241809 gene encoding LOW QUALITY PROTEIN: period circadian protein homolog 1-like (The sequence of the model RefSeq protein was modified relative to this genomic sequence to represent the inferred CDS: inserted 2 bases in 1 codon), encoding MSYDNSTSTPSSSTRVREAGANEKKDQQPESQQVNAQKPSCDQSDVTRHEQGNSAGGGSSSPAAGSGSGSLSGDQRGTNSDDTDGLSSGNDSGERDSEGGMKRGSASCGHQSTRSSHSHSSSNGKDSGVMLETTESNKSSNFQSLSPPNSSLAYSLLSNSSEHDPPSTSGWSSDQSARLQTQKELMKAIKELKVRLPPERKAKGHSSTLSALKYALQCVRQVRANREYYHQWSVEECHGCSLDLSTFTIEELDNITSEYTLKNTDTFSMAVSFLSGRVVYVSPQCSSLLRCKPECLQGTMFSELLAPQDVSTFYSGTAPCRLPHWASCIGSASPVDCTQEKSMFCRISADRAQGGEMRYYPFRLTPYQLTLRDSDAAEPQPCCLLIAERVHSGYEAPRIPPDKRIFTTSHTPSCLFQEVDERAVPLLGYLPQDLVGTPILLYIHPEDRPMMVAIHEKIFQFAGQPFDYSPLRMCARNGEYLTIDTSWSSFVNPWSRKVAFVVGRHKVRTSPLNEDVFTPPMGCESRVTTPDIVQLSEXGSSGSLGSRRSHQQHLSASAASSSDSNGPAVEEAVATVSAHKPMTFQQICKDVHMVKTNGQQVFIESRNRPPPRKNTNTGAAGIRTINSDPIKSLIADLTQPPKALVPAPLAQKEPSTGYSYQQINCLDSIIRYLESCNIPNTVKRKCGSSSCTASSTSDDDKQPDASGNGKGGSVNLVGEPPPLPPLTMASKAESVASVTSQCSFSSTIVHVGDKKPPESDIIMEDAPTTPTLAPPPATTPTPPTATLTPLTCAPAPPANTAFTPSSLPPPPPPPPPPQAQASQSERDSWRSGGGGGASRLGLTKEVLSAHTQQEEQAFLERFKDLSKLRVLDQTTSSTVHCPTPAALSRGVRCSRDYPAAGGSTGHRRGRGGKRLKHQESSDQHSSLGLNGNRQDPRATAVPVSLGGPLGAPTNSSSWPSVGSQASIPSAPFAPGMLPIYPVYPPLAQPLPVPVPVHDPSRFPPTQMVPPMMALVLPNYMFPQMGAPISQPGQFYNPNFNYFGIPPVPVPSVSNPVPVPGTCAPSRSSTPQSFTQTPADRDGAESPLFQSRCSSPLNLLQLEEPPSSRLEVAAALVTSQQAPPSAQGGATGGQNPANQRSSDGTSKEAENAEAIESNQDAMSTSSDLLDLLLQEDSRSGTGSAASGSGSSGTRSSGSGSGSNGCSSSGTSGTSSSQGSHTSKYFGSIDSSENDHSRKQPAGGSSGGGDGGEEQFIKCVLQDPIWLLMANTDNKVMMTYQLPVRDMETVLQKDREALRSLQKHQPRFTDDQKKELSQVHPWIRTGRLPRAINISGCAGCKCPPSVPPATPFDVEIHEMELCTVLKAQEEGAGPAERNLPETAMNDVRPEDEDEEEEEDEEVQVRKQETQEDGGDARAEKQSVISETVEEKTET